A window of the Ostrea edulis chromosome 1, xbOstEdul1.1, whole genome shotgun sequence genome harbors these coding sequences:
- the LOC130051287 gene encoding uncharacterized protein LOC130051287: MARLIVRLINSFSRIQLDTKKKRQSLQPSKKMDCLTIVSLRTVLKYPEFKIQETDSIWKRKTISKLLCEKHSEESGDSLFLPDPADHREHLVGEFPGLSQPVDETIISKIHLLVPEGTQSVDETKRHFRLFVKDTISPGNTISEFNRCFYPANKDVRNHIYRAPRFCQVV; encoded by the exons atggCAAGGTTGATAGTGAGACtaataaattctttcagcagAATTCAGCtagacacaaaaaaaaaaagacaatcacTACAGCCTTCCAAGAAGATGGACTGCCTCACAATAGTTTCCTTGAGGACTGTCTTGAAATATCCAGAGTTTAAG ATTCAAGAAACGGACTCTATctggaaaaggaaaacaatatcaaagctccTCTGTGAGAAGCATTCAGAAGAAAGTGGAGATTCATTGTTTTTACCAGATCCAGCAGATCACAGAGAGCATCTAGTAGGGGAG TTTCCAGGATTAAGCCAGCCAGTAGATGAGACtattatatcaaaaatacatttacttgtACCCGAGGGCACACAAAGCGTTGATGAAACAAAAAGACATTTCCGTCTGTTTGTAAAGGATACTATTTCACCAGGGAACACCATCTCAGAATTTAACAGATGCTTTTACCCCGCCAATAAGGATGTAAGAAATCACATTTACAGGGCACCGAGATTTTGCCA GGTAGTTTAG
- the LOC130051286 gene encoding uncharacterized protein LOC130051286 — protein sequence MVKYLCFILCVAGFWFAKNADAHGRLMKPCQRASLHRCYQDQNFPANTNDMALFCGGKGTQWNVNGGKCGICGDPYNGAKPHEAGGKYATGFITETYRQGQEIDATVELTAAHRGKFFFKICKQTNDYIEVTQECLDKSQLKVVQNGELKDYYAVTETGSAMINIKLKLPDDLTCEHCVFQWWYTTGNNWGRFPGEKGCLGCGPQETFVNCADVKIEPRDETPKPVTKVTTAQPITNQPQTVRPGTCHPSCIAGQYLSCQSVKLPGIIGVNDWCYFMCKDHSPNCPNHCSCTCKPDQQCTIKPVFEFLVGQDFCDYLIMIAPNSYYLKYFCDCI from the exons ATGGTGAAGTACCTCTGTTTCATCCTTTGTGTCGCCGGTTTCTGGTTCGCTAAGAATGCAGACGCCCATGGCCGTCTGATGAAGCCTTGTCAGAGAGCATCGCTGCATAGATGTTACCAAGATCAGAACTTTCCGGCAAACACTAACGACATGGCATTGTTTTGTGGGGGAAAAGGG ACTCAATGGAATGTTAATGGAGGAAAATGTGGAATATGCGGTGATCCCTACAATGGAGCGAAGCCCCACGAAGCAGGTGGAAAGTATGCAACAGGATTCATAACAGAGACCTATCGTCAAGGGCAGGAGATCGACGCGACAGTTGAACTTACTGCAGCACATCGTGGGAAATTCTTCTTCAAAATCTGCAAACAAACTAATGACTACATTGAGGTGACCCAAGAATGCTTAGACAAATCACAGTTGAAG GTAGTTCAGAATGGCGAACTCAAGGACTACTATGCAGTAACAGAAACTGGATCCGCGATGATTAACATAAAGTTGAAGCTGCCGGACGATTTGACATGTGAACACTGTGTCTTTCAATGGTGGTACACTACTG GAAACAATTGGGGACGGTTTCCTGGAGAAAAGGGATGTCTAGGTTGCGGACCACAAGAAACCTTTGTGAATTGCGCTGACGTCAAAATTGAGCCTCGGGATGAAACCCCGAAACCGGTGACAAAGGTTACGACTGCACAACCAATCACCAACCAACCTCAAACAGTGCGACCAGGTACATGTCACCCATCTTGCATTGCCGGACAGTATCTGTCTTGTCAGTCTGTTAAATTGCCTGGAATCATAGGCGTTAACGATTGGTGCTACTTCATGTGCAAAGATCACTCACCAAACTGTCCTAATCACTGTAGTTGCACTTGCAAACCTGACCAACAATGCACCATCAAACCCGTGTTTGAGTTTCTCGTCGGACAggatttttgcgattatctcatTATGATTGCCCCTAATTCTTATTATCTCAAGTATTTCTGCGACTGTATCTAA